In Mytilus trossulus isolate FHL-02 chromosome 14, PNRI_Mtr1.1.1.hap1, whole genome shotgun sequence, a genomic segment contains:
- the LOC134697154 gene encoding F-box only protein 8-like, with protein sequence MGQALWKINTNNIEKNLEKNLDKNTKQNNAVTKFQDLQNLPPELGLAVLSHLNATDLCLAACVWDNLANDELLWMGLCKDSWGYVSIYKRIQNQKVSFKNLYMILDEASLTFNGDAFEGEEYLFRQGLVENSPMEIAKFLHLTKKIKPSKKREYLNQRRDVLDKLVHLQNFEMQFLPNALRNLFGTISAPEQRGGLLTEMMEKFSERFCLCNPNLGLSKDTVFVLCFSLIMLSVDLTSPAVKNKMSKREFIKNTKRAALGVDEDFAGHLYDNIYLIGHVAREDTD encoded by the exons ATGGGCCAAGCTTTGtggaaaataaatacaaataacattgagaagaacttagaaaaaaacttagataaaaataccaaacaaaACAATGCAGTGACTAAGTTTCAAGATTTACAGAACCTCCCACCTGAGTTAGGCCTAGCTGTTTTGTCACATCTCAACGCCACAGATCTATGCCTTGCTGCCTGTGTTTGGGATAACTTAGCTAATGATGAGCTATTGTGGATGGG ACTATGTAAAGACTCCTGGGGCTATGTTAGTATTTACAAACGCATACAGAATCAAAAAGTCTCCTTCAAAAATCTTTACATGATCCTTGATGAAGCCTCATTAACTTTTAATGGTGATGCTTTTGAG GGAGAAGAGTATTTGTTTAGACAGGGTTTAGTAGAAAACAGTCCAATGGAAATAGCAAAATTCTTACATTTGACTAAAAAGATTAAACCTAGTAAGAAAAGAGAATATCTAAATCAAAG GCGAGATGTATTAGATAAGTTAGTACATCTACAGAACTTCGAGATGCAGTTTCTACCCAATGCTTTGAGGAATTTATTTGGTACAATTTCTGCACCAGAACAGAGAGGTGGTCTACTTACAGAAATGATGGAGAAATTTTCTGAAagattttgtttatgtaatcCTAACTTAGGACTATCTAAAG atactgtgtttgtgttgtgtttttCACTGATCATGTTATCTGTGGACCTAACCAGTCCAGCTGTAaagaacaaaatgtcaaaaagagaatttatcaaaaatacaaaGAGAGCAGCACTTGGTGTAGATGAAGATTTTGCAGGTCATCTCTATGACAACATATACCTAATAGGACATGTGGCAAGAGAGGATACCGATTAA